A region of Plasmodium falciparum 3D7 genome assembly, chromosome: 12 DNA encodes the following proteins:
- a CDS encoding pre-mRNA-splicing regulator, putative produces the protein MSQDNSDININDEKNEYNDEDIKEYYNEFKKREHVYLACISSLEKEVCRIHTYLNEWRSMHSYEDEEKKSSTGKSTVNINSLRNILIDPCINLEIKELRHKIYEITKKCNIAEEKLQGCNFDAQSIAGQRLINKCKKLQEENYELGKTIEENNLQSLSIQITKLKQHIVFYKNELRVLKELNADIDEDNELLSQQLSEITKKYTLLSEEKMELQKNNDELNNYIKTLKLKYNESYNDIQKDYHKNSYSNINISKKKRNHNIFSYQNDNQENNLHYENVIKGVDNLNNEYNFKYYDYDNNSKHEYSNKYGPHSKYNKHHSNKYDKYDQHNNMYDYNNNNNNSNAYEHNNKYDQYNNTYDYNNKYEPQRYEEYRHNKDERYNNEQDPKTEPQSNINYDKDNNSGRKRNSIDSSRDRKYRKVDKQAYKDKKYEKYKLKDKEKHRKEKTRDKDRERDKERDKDRDKDRDKDRDKDRDKDRDKDRDKERNKDKERNKEKDRHKDRNKDKNKNKYKTKSKMKSKRGGNYDDEEDYDSSTYSDRKKKVKNYDDEEYEDFSRGGNKYDNTVTSKNDDMKDATSEHDRYVYMH, from the exons ATGTCCCAAGATAACTCTGATATTAAcataaatgatgaaaaaaatgaatataacgatgaagatataaaagaatattataatgaatttAAG aAAAGGGAACATGTTTATCTAGCGTGCATATCTTCTCTTGAAAAAGAAGTGTGTCGGATTCACACCTATCTTAATGAATGGAGAAGCATGCATAGTTatgaagatgaagaaaagaaatcGAGCACAGGAAAAAGTACAGTGAACATAAATTCCTTgcgaaatatattaattgatCCTTGTATAAATTTAGAGATAAAGGAACTAAGACATAAAATTTATGAAATTAcgaaaaaatgtaatatagcTGAAGAAAAACTTCAAGGATGTAATTTTGATGCTCAGTCAATAGCTGGACAaagattaataaataaatgtaaaaaattacaaGAAGAAAATTATGAATTAGGAAAAACAATAGAAGAGAATAATTTACAATCCTTAAGTATACAGATTACCAAATTAAAACAACATATAGTTTTTTATAAGAACGAATTAAGAgttttaaaagaattaaatgcAGATATtgatgaagataatgaaTTACTAAGTCAACAACTTTCtgaaattacaaaaaaatatacactaTTAAGTGAGGAGAAAATggaattacaaaaaaataatgacgaattaaataattatataaaaactcttaagttaaaatataatgaatcatataatgatatacaaaaagattatcataaaaatagttatagtaatataaatattagtaagaaaaaaagaaatcataatattttttcttatcaaaATGACAATCAAGAAAATAATCTACATTATGAAAATGTTATTAAAGGTGTAgacaatttaaataatgaatataattttaaatattatgattatgataataattcaaaACATGAATATAGTAATAAATATGGTCCAcattcaaaatataataaacatcatagtaataaatatgataaatatgatcaacataataatatgtatgattataataataataataataatagtaatgcCTATGAACATAACAACAAGTATgatcaatataataatacctatgattataataataaatatgaaccaCAAAGATATGAAGAATATAGACATAACAAAGATGAAAGATATAACAATGAACAAGATCCAAAAACAGAACCACAATCAAACattaattatgataaagataataacAGCGGTCGAAAAAGAAATTCAATCGACAGTAGCAGGGATAGGAAATATCGAAAGGTAGACAAACAAGCTTATAAAGACAAAaagtatgaaaaatataaattgaaagataaagaaaaacatagaaaagaaaaaacaagaGATAAGGATAGAGAAAGGGATAAAGAAAGGGACAAAGATAGGGATAAAGATAGAGACAAAGATAGGGATAAAGATAGGGACAAAGATAGGGACAAAGATAGAgataaagaaagaaataagGATAAAGAAAGGAACAAAGAGAAAGATAGACACAAAGATagaaataaagataaaaataaaaacaaatataaaacaaaatcaaaaatgaaaagtaaaAGAGGTGGAAATTATGACGATGAAGAAGATTATGATAGTAGTACTTATTctgatagaaaaaaaaaagttaaaaattatgatgatgaagaatatGAAGATTTCTCAAGAGGtggaaataaatatgataatacgGTTACATCCAAAAATGATGACATGAAAGATGCAACAAGTGAACATGATAGGTATGTGTATATGCATtaa
- a CDS encoding sun-family protein, putative: MNSTRLRHIENALNNFNFMSPLDIYMRLYFKSNNIKNKDKPYISEHVYNIIKNKTLLSYLSSPSSLYTNVIKTYFSSDKWKYEMNNEKIPAHVRYSFPKELYNQLLDCYGEKKSITLMSILNEKAPVFLRVNNNKISRNELYKTLISKGISVEKCVNSPYGLLLTKNQILKNIHEYKKGYFEIQDEASQIVSSKIPVHPGDKVLDYCAGSGGKTLAFSMLMENTGKIYLHDIRDQMLSQAKIRLRRAGIQNYILLNSNHILLKKLFGYMDVVIVDAPCTGTGALRRNPEMKYKFTNNKLYDYVKTQREIFENALLYLKKNGKIVYITCSILDAENVHQAKYFCQKHNLYLSEAPFHSLPQSKAMDGFFLATFERKE; this comes from the exons TTATATgcgtttatattttaaaagtaataatataaagaacaaAGATAAACCGTATATTTCAGAACATgtctataatattataaaaaacaaaacactcttatcatatttatcttCACCAAGTTCATTGTATACAAATGTAATTAAGACGTATTTTTCTTCTGACAA GTGGAAATATGAAATGAACAACGAGAAAATACCTGCACATGTCAGGTACTCTTTTCCAAAAGAATTATACAACCAGCTTTTAGATTGCTATGGTGAGAAGAAAAGCATCACATTAATGTctattttaaatgaaaagGCTCCCGTTTTTTTACGTgttaataacaataaaatatcaaGAAACGAATTATATAAGACTTTAATAAGTAAAGGAATATCAGTGGAAAAATGTGTTAATTCACCATATggattattattaacaaaaaatcaaatattaaaaaatattcatgaatataaaaaaggttACTTCGAAATTCAAGATGAAGCTAGCCAAATAGTGAGTTCAAAAATACCTGTACATCCAGGTGATAAGGTGCTGGATTATTGTGCAGGGTCAGGTGGAAAAACATTAGCATTTTCTATGTTAATGGAAAATacaggaaaaatatatttacacgATATACGTGATCAAATGTTATCTCAAGCAAAAATAAGATTACGAAGGGCTGGAatacaaaattatattttattaaattcaaatcatatattattaaaaaaattatttggtTATATGGATGTAGTAATAGTTGATGCTCCATGTACAGGTACTGGTGCTTTACGACGAAATCcagaaatgaaatataaatttacaaataacaaattatatgattatgTAAAAACTCAAAGAGAAATTTTTGAAAATGCTTTGTTGTATCTTaagaaaaatggaaaaattgTTTATATCACATGTAGTATACTGGATGCTGAGAATGTACATCAagcaaaatatttttgtcagaaacataatttatatttatctgaAGCACCCTTTCATTCTTTACCTCAATCAAAGGCGATGGATGGTTTTTTTTTAGCAACATTTGAAAGAAAAGAAtga
- a CDS encoding ras-related protein Rab-2: MSPYEYLFKYIIIGDTGVGKSCLLLQFTDKRFRADHDLTIGVEFGARLINLDNKQIKLQIWDTAGQESFRSITRSYYRGAAGALLVYDITRRETFNHLNRWLDEVRQNSNPHMAIILVGNKCDLERREVSAEEGAQFARQNGLIFLETSAKTAKNVEEAFLYTARKIYDNILEDVYDLSNESYGIKYGPNSQYSRVKLDIPSMPESRSGFSCC; encoded by the exons atgtctccttatgaatatttgtttaaatatataataattggtGATACag gGGTTGGGAAAAGTTGTCTTTTATTACAATTTACAGATAAAAGATTTAGAGCAGATCATGATTTAACAATAGGTGTGGAATTTGGAGCACGATTAATTAATTTagataataaacaaataaaactTCAAATATGGGACAC tgCTGGTCAAGAATCATTTAGATCTATAACAAGGTCATATTATCGTGGAGCAGCAGGAGCCTTATTAGTTTATGATATTACTCG aagaGAAACATTTAATCATTTGAATAGATGGTTAGATGAAGTCAGACAAAATTCAAATCCACATATGGCTATAATTTTAGTAGGAAATAAATGTGATTTAGAAAGAAGAGAAGTATCAGCAGAAGAAGGTGCACAATTTGCTAGACAAAATGGATTAATATTTTTGGAAACATCTGCAAAAACAGCCAAAAATGTTGAAGAA gcatttttatatactgcaagaaaaatatatgataatatctTAGAAGACGTTTATGATCTAAGCAATGaa tctTATGGTATTAAATATGGACCAAATAGTCAATACTCAAGAGTGAAATTAG ATATACCTTCTATGCCAGAATCAAGATCAGGATTTAGCTGttgttaa
- a CDS encoding serine/threonine protein kinase RIO1, putative: MEQYENYEEIKVLSNDVQTSIIQGEKLTNKFRNRGLTRDKRATINSVLDNRTLIILRKLKENVYNDIYGVISSGKEAYVFNAIKYINDEELNSLKNIFIKHLEKYKNNINIKINNNENMIYNQMENIHDQCSDVHNYMSQDSERDINNYEQSEDTHFYNNDKYYNGFFNKNKNNKGDQSGDDTNNDIYNDIYNDIYNDIYDDLYNDIYNDIYNDDDEKQNFSKREDTVLEEKNKSNNTYEQTFDIIKEMNDISFYDNKKSQISHIINILDKTKEKKGIALATKVYNTSILVFKKRSQYIEGEFRFRNAYTKNTNPRKMVKQWAEKEFRNLRRILICGLRCPYPLVLRSNVIVMSMIGYIDNACPKMKDLNFDILKWKELYIECICILRFLFFNCKLVHADFSEYNLLYFCNHIYIIDVSQSMEHDHPYSLEFLKRDCLNITNFFKKKIGTIVQQTQPTNLYTQRNEQNVENKTNVDINRVQTNYTNEHVEGYNVEGYNVEGYNVEGHNVEGYNVEGYNVEGHNVEGHNVEGHNVEGHNVEGYDDTNTIDDKTSHLLPQKDFSKLLDVPDAGFYENVEILPLKVLFDFIVSSSLPDDIVYFIENDKKKISLNPYEIIYLQIFGLIKNTTPIPKLNLKKIQKNRIYFEKLKRATCYYVTKFTNEKKKKLEKYSKKHSQKYAHKDEVEEQVFLSSWIPSYLNEIKDIRTIEKDLKLLKKGKSIVNNFISNQNNDHKYQNNTKEEDPKNKKKEQNKEQNKEQNKEQKEIYNKNEVHIDSHIFYEERNQMDVNKINDTLHISNEHSFEENIKQYDHEYKETHQEEIIIEQDKNEENEIMSNSNTLLNIIQTNSCDHLSNSVDSDTSNIDDESDSCEQNEDEENYSSVHEQEEVKFKGIIPDGITRKEWCKLVKEQNREKRKHKIPKYQKKKKKKKTHIKKKK, encoded by the coding sequence ATGGAACAGTATGAAAattatgaagaaataaaagttTTAAGTAATGACGTTCAGACGTCTATAATTCAAGGAGAAAAACTTACAAATAAATTTAGGAACAGAGGATTGACACGAGATAAACGAGCAACTATAAATTCTGTTTTAGATAATAGaacattaattattttaagaaaattaaaagaaaatgtttATAATGACATATATGGTGTTATTAGTTCGGGGAAAGAAGCTTATGTATTTAAtgctataaaatatattaatgatgaGGAATTAAAttctttgaaaaatatatttataaaacacttggaaaaatataaaaataatataaatataaaaataaataataatgaaaatatgattTATAACCAAATGGAAAATATACATGATCAGTGTAGTGatgttcataattatatgtcTCAAGATTCTGAACGTgacataaataattatgaacaaAGCGAAGATACCCATTTttacaataatgataaatattacaatggattttttaataaaaataaaaataataaaggtgATCAAAGTGGAGATGatacaaataatgatatatataatgatatatataatgatatatataatgatatatatgatgatttATATAACGATATATATAacgatatatataatgatgatgatgaaaaacaAAACTTTAGTAAAAGAGAAGATACCGtattagaagaaaaaaacaaatccAACAATACATATGAACAAACttttgatataataaaagaaatgaatgATATAAgtttttatgataataaaaaaagtcaaatatcacatataataaatatattagataaaacaaaagaaaaaaaaggtataGCATTAGCAACAAAAGTATATAATACCTCTATTTtggtttttaaaaaaagatctCAATATATTGAAGGTGAATTTAGATTTAGAAATgcatatacaaaaaatacgAATCCAAGAAAAATGGTTAAACAATGGGCAGAAAAAGAATTTAGAAATTTAAGAAGAATTTTAATATGTGGATTAAGATGTCCATATCCATTAGTATTAAGAAGTAATGTTATTGTAATGAGTATGATTGGTTATATAGATAATGCATGCCCTAAAATGAAAGATCtaaattttgatatattaaaatggaaagaattatatattgaatgcatatgtatattaagatttttattttttaattgtaaATTAGTACATGCAGATTTCTCAGAATATAATTTACTGTACTTTtgtaatcatatatatataatcgaTGTTTCTCAATCCATGGAACATGACCATCCATATTCCTTGGAATTCTTAAAAAGGGATTGTCTAAATATTACcaacttttttaaaaaaaaaattggtaCCATTGTGCAACAAACACAACCTACGAATTTGTACACTCAAAGGAATGAACAGAATGTGGAAAATAAGACAAATGTGGATATTAACAGGGTACAAACaaattatacaaatgaaCATGTTGAAGGTTATAATGTTGAAGGTTATAATGTTGAAGGTTATAATGTTGAAGGTCATAATGTTGAAGGTTATAATGTTGAAGGTTATAATGTTGAAGGTCATAATGTTGAAGGTCATAATGTTGAAGGTCATAATGTTGAAGGTCATAATGTTGAAGGTTATGATGATACAAATACAATCGATGACAAAACTAGCCACCTTTTACCACAAAAGGACTTCTCCAAATTATTAGATGTACCAGATGCAGGATTTTATGAGAATGTAGAAATATTGCCTTTAAAagttttatttgattttattgtatcatcatcattaccTGATgatattgtatattttattgaaaatgataaaaagaaaatttctTTAAACCCGTATGAAATAATTTACTTACAAATCTTtggtttaataaaaaatacaactCCTATACccaaattaaatttaaaaaaaatacaaaaaaatagaatttattttgaaaaattgaAGAGAGCTACATGTTACTATGTAACCAAGTTTAccaatgagaaaaaaaaaaaattagaaaaatattCGAAAAAACATTCACAAAAATATGCACATAAAGATGAGGTAGAAGAACAAGTCTTTTTGAGTTCCTGGATCCCAtcatatttaaatgaaataaaagatatacgAACTATTGAAAAAGATTTaaaacttttaaaaaaaggaaaatctattgttaataattttatatccaATCAAAACAATGATCATAAATACCAAAATAACACAAAAGAAGAAGAtccaaaaaacaaaaaaaaagaacaaaacaaAGAACAAAACAAAGAACAAAACaaagaacaaaaagaaatatacaataaaaaCGAGGTGCACATTGattcacatatattttatgaagaAAGAAATCAAATGgatgtaaataaaataaacgaTACCTTACATATATCAAATGAACACAGttttgaagaaaatataaaacaatatgaTCATGAATATAAAGAAACGCACCAAGAAGAAATAATCATTGAACAAGATaagaatgaagaaaatgaaattatgTCTAATTCCAATACACtcttaaatattatacaaacaAATTCATGTGACCATTTATCAAATTCAGTAGATTCAGATACGTCAAATATTGATGATGAATCTGATTCATGTGAACAAAATGAGGACGAAGAAAACTATTCTAGCGTACATGAGCAAGAAGAAGTAAAATTTAAGGGTATAATTCCTGATGGTATTACAAGAAAAGAATGGTGTAAATTAgtaaaagaacaaaatagagaaaaaagaaaacataaaataccaaaatatcaaaagaaaaaaaaaaaaaaaaaaactcacataaaaaaaaaaaaataa
- a CDS encoding protein transport protein SEC13, producing MNELVVFDTYHGRSINDCELDYYSKKLATCSSDNTVKIFDVSLSKEPVCVAELKDHSSAVWKVCWSHPKYGSLLASCSFDKNVIIYKEVNINKYEMIYINNEHVSSVNYIEWSPHEYGLHLGCASSDGTISILSYYMNKGSNEGYWNKYSMKAHLNGVACISWEKPYNNILLMNKNLNDNNNNNNNNNNNNNNNNNNNNNNNDVINSFKLVSGGYDNQVIIWMFDNNTKEFQKIYQMNDKPHKSSIKDVAWKPNLDNSANIIASCSDEKIVILWIEDVTNNVWKNGQIIKVKYNIHKISWSPNGTILAIACSDDNAYLYKENAEGIWEEMCNLTEENNNIQDDNSMNMTNNEQENHNENMLNNDNNNNMNYTGNVNVDSASYMHDNTNASNLNMNYPNGSNSLINPNNNLSHQGPYQNKDTFHRSSQGNFAAYNNSTQQQQQYSNVNSTGSQMNNVQAGNTVSNNVISNFANNNTNQMKGPPGQMNEPPGQMNGPPSQMNGPPSQMNGPPSQITVPPTPPAYLTMQNSKKNNTSNLTPNMNNIPPPTAPPLVVNNSHGASGPYAPSNFSQQPHGVSAPFGVPSSSPPAQQQVGGSVTNMSVSSNINNNKSTFGGPPPPLPSTSTTPIIPAAGSSNFPKASTSSLQQQVHGPFPNVNMSRSSFAINSQMPPSFSHPNNNNNNNNNNNINNNNNNSGMMPPRPSQYSNNLNLNPLSTSVPPPAFSSDTQGMQNKNSITSNFNNNSNNSFSNFNSHMNQANLPPPNPSVMNPSKPVGSTYGSISGGYNVPHAPNMMNDSNVKPQNQQYGYSNYNMPPRQNTHMNN from the coding sequence ATGAACGAATTAGTAGTGTTTGATACCTATCATGGAAGATCAATTAACGATTGTGAATTAGATTATTATAGTAAGAAATTAGCAACATGTTCGAGTGATAATACAGTAAAAATATTTGACGTAAGTCTTTCTAAAGAACCAGTATGTGTAGCTGAATTAAAGGATCATAGTTCAGCTGTATGGAAAGTATGTTGGTCTCATCCAAAATATGGAAGTTTATTGGCTAGCTGTTCATTTGATAAAAatgtgataatatataaagaagtgaatataaataaatatgagatgatatatataaataatgaacatGTGAGTAGTGTAAATTATATTGAATGGTCTCCTCATGAATATGGTTTACATTTGGGTTGTGCAAGTTCTGATGGTACGATAAGTATTTTatcttattatatgaataaaggTAGTAATGAAGGATACTGGAATAAATATAGTATGAAAGCACATCTGAATGGTGTAGCATGTATAAGTTGGGAGAaaccatataataatattttattaatgaataaaaatttgaatgataataataataataacaacaacaacaacaataataacaacaataataacaacaataataacaacaataatgatgtaattaattcttttaaattagTATCTGGTGGATATGATAATCAAGTTATAATATGGATGTTTGACAATAATACAAAAGAgtttcaaaaaatataccaAATGAATGATAAACCTCATAAATCAAGTATAAAAGATGTAGCATGGAAACCAAATTTGGATAATTCAGCAAATATTATTGCTTCATGTTCTGATGAGaaaattgtaatattatGGATAGAAGATGTAACAAATAATGTATGGAAAAATGGACAAATCATTAAagtcaaatataatattcataaaataagTTGGTCACCTAACGGAACCATATTAGCTATTGCTTGTTCAGATGATAatgcatatttatataaagaaaatgctGAAGGAATTTGGGAAGAAATGTGTAACTTAacagaagaaaataataatatacaagaTGATAATTCTATGAATATGACGAACAATGAACAAGAAAAccataatgaaaatatgctgaacaatgataacaataataatatgaattatacAGGAAATGTAAATGTAGATTCTGCTTCATATATGCATGATAATACAAACGCATctaatttaaatatgaattatCCAAATGGATCTAATTCATTAATCAatccaaataataatttatctcATCAAGGACCATATCAAAATAAAGATACATTTCATAGATCTTCACAAGGTAATTTTGCAGCTTACAATAATTCCacacaacaacaacaacaatattCAAATGTTAATTCTACTGGAAGTCAAATGAATAATGTACAGGCAGGTAATACTGTGTCGAATAATGTAATAAGTAATTttgcaaataataatacaaaccAAATGAAGGGTCCACCTGGTCAAATGAATGAACCACCTGGTCAAATGAACGGACCACCTAGCCAAATGAACGGACCACCTAGCCAAATGAATGGACCACCTAGCCAAATAACCGTACCTCCAACTCCACCTGCCTATTTAACAATGCAAAATagtaagaaaaataatacatctaACCTTACAcctaatatgaataatataccACCACCCACAGCTCCTCCCTTAGTAGTTAACAATTCACATGGTGCTTCAGGTCCATATGCTCCATCGAACTTTTCACAACAACCGCATGGTGTTTCGGCTCCCTTTGGTGTTCCATCATCATCCCCTCCAGCACAACAACAAGTAGGAGGAAGTGTTACTAATATGAGTGTATcatcaaatataaataataacaaatctACTTTTGGAGGGCCACCACCTCCCTTACCTTCAACAAGTACCACACCTATTATTCCAGCAGCTGGTTCATCGAATTTCCCAAAAGCTTCTACATCATCATTACAGCAACAGGTTCATGGTCCCTTTCCGAATGTGAATATGTCAAGATCAAGTTTTGCAATAAACTCTCAAATGCCCCCAAGTTTTTCACATcctaacaataataataataataataataataataatataaataataataataataatagtgggATGATGCCTCCACGACCATCACaatattcaaataatttaaatttaaatccTTTGTCAACATCGGTACCACCTCCTGCATTTTCATCAGACACACAAGGAATGCagaataaaaatagtatAACCAGTAAtttcaataataatagtaataattccTTTTCGAATTTTAACTCACATATGAACCAGGCAAATTTACCCCCACCCAATCCTTCTGTTATGAATCCAAGCAAACCTGTGGGATCAACGTATGGTTCGATATCTGGTGGATACAACGTCCCACATGCACCAAATATGATGAACGATTCAAATGTAAAGCCACAAAATCAGCAATATGGATActcaaattataatatgccACCACGACAAAATACACATATGAACAATTGA